In a single window of the Olivibacter sp. SDN3 genome:
- a CDS encoding O-methyltransferase has product MDNKLFALVDHYISERVAPEDEILKAVNTSIEKHGIPQISVSASQGKLLQVLAKLTKATKILELGTLAGYSTIWLARALPLGGKLITIEFSEKHARVAQENINKAKLQDLVDIRIGKALDILPQIENNKEGPFDLIFIDADKPPYLEYFDWAIKLARPGTLIIADNVIREGQVLDPDSTDDKVIGVHKLNESLRNHPKVFSTIIQTVGAKEHDGMVLALVE; this is encoded by the coding sequence ATGGACAATAAGTTATTTGCGCTTGTAGATCACTATATTAGTGAGCGCGTCGCACCCGAAGATGAAATATTAAAAGCAGTAAATACTTCTATTGAAAAGCATGGTATCCCTCAGATAAGCGTTTCTGCCAGTCAGGGCAAACTACTGCAGGTATTAGCGAAGTTAACTAAGGCGACAAAAATACTTGAGTTAGGAACGTTAGCGGGCTATAGCACGATATGGTTGGCACGTGCGCTGCCTCTAGGAGGAAAACTCATTACAATTGAATTTAGCGAAAAGCATGCTCGGGTAGCACAAGAGAACATCAATAAAGCAAAACTCCAAGATCTTGTAGATATACGCATTGGTAAAGCTTTAGACATTCTGCCACAGATCGAAAACAATAAGGAAGGTCCTTTTGACCTCATATTTATAGATGCCGATAAGCCCCCCTACCTTGAATATTTCGATTGGGCAATCAAACTGGCCAGACCCGGGACCTTAATTATTGCAGATAACGTGATTAGAGAAGGACAGGTACTTGATCCCGACAGTACAGATGACAAAGTAATTGGTGTTCATAAGCTGAACGAATCCTTACGCAATCATCCGAAAGTATTTTCAACTATTATACAAACGGTTGGCGCAAAAGAGCATGACGGGATGGTTCTGGCTCTTGTAGAATAG
- a CDS encoding GIN domain-containing protein has translation MMKQKLQLLITISCFLVFISAGNAQEKQAISVSSFEKITVSPHISLYLEEGDKEEAIINNHEVPLEKINIEVKGKNLLIYLDDAKTTTKQVKRTVNGHSQSVPIYKGTQVSAHISYKTLKSLSIRGEEKITCISTLTAEKLSFNLYGEAALFIDSIQTDELKAFLYGDNQITINKGNAASQIFKSYGDSKVDVKHLSNAYAKITSYGSNTFTLNTSDKISVWAFGDAFINYTGDPEIKRLITVGEINVKKMD, from the coding sequence ATGATGAAACAGAAACTTCAATTGCTGATTACAATTAGCTGTTTTCTTGTGTTTATTTCGGCCGGAAACGCACAGGAAAAACAAGCCATATCGGTTAGCTCTTTTGAAAAAATAACCGTGAGTCCGCACATAAGCCTGTATTTAGAAGAAGGCGATAAAGAGGAGGCCATCATCAACAATCATGAGGTGCCACTTGAAAAAATCAATATTGAAGTAAAAGGTAAAAACCTACTCATTTATCTAGACGATGCAAAAACAACAACCAAACAGGTGAAACGCACCGTTAACGGACATTCACAGTCCGTTCCGATCTATAAAGGCACACAGGTGAGTGCGCACATCAGTTATAAAACCCTAAAAAGCCTATCTATCAGAGGGGAAGAAAAGATTACCTGTATAAGTACTTTAACTGCGGAGAAACTCTCCTTTAACCTATATGGAGAAGCTGCATTATTCATAGACAGCATCCAAACAGATGAATTAAAAGCATTTCTTTATGGCGACAACCAGATTACCATCAACAAAGGAAATGCGGCGTCACAAATTTTTAAGTCTTATGGAGACAGTAAAGTTGATGTAAAACACCTATCGAATGCCTACGCTAAAATTACCTCCTACGGAAGCAATACCTTCACCCTGAATACCAGCGATAAAATAAGTGTTTGGGCATTTGGTGATGCCTTTATCAATTACACAGGAGATCCTGAAATTAAACGATTGATCACTGTAGGCGAGATTAATGTAAAAAAGATGGATTGA
- a CDS encoding M14 family zinc carboxypeptidase: MRKCVVIIGLFLLNACFVFAQRIAFERDPDRNTTATYEEVQQFYGEIDQKYKQAKLFSFGKTDIGKPLQLLVLSKDGDFDPLSIRKKGKSVILFNNGIHPGEPEGIDASMLLIRDLLEEDQVPEGVVLCFIPVYNIDGMLNRGVSRVNQNGPEQYGFRGNRQNFDLNRDFIKTDSRNSKAFQQLFNTWDPDVLMDNHSSNGADYQYTMTLIDTQRDKLNPILADYMVDNYTKELYRRMEEENYHLVPYVDFKGETPESGIVAYLENPRYSTGYAALHNTIAYMPETHMWKPYKERVSSTYSLMKHLIAITVEQGEKLLEVRDAAKQSVREQDLFPLVWELDTAKFSKIDFLGYEALYKPSEVSGMKRMYYDRKQPYSREVKLYDRYRPSVKVKKPKAYIIPQAYEKIINLLSINGVKLDTLMKDTIIDLEMYYIKDFKTVASPYEGHYLHSDVQVSAKHQEVPFYAGDVIVYTDQKANRYIIETLEPQGVDSYFNWNFFDAILGQKEYFSSYIFEDEAARLLKEDPALAKEKEINPSLKDDPRAQLDWVYKRSPYYEKTHMRYPIGRLVD; encoded by the coding sequence ATGCGAAAGTGTGTCGTCATAATCGGTCTTTTTCTTTTAAACGCTTGTTTTGTTTTTGCACAGCGTATCGCTTTTGAACGTGATCCTGACCGCAACACCACAGCGACTTATGAGGAAGTGCAGCAATTCTATGGAGAGATAGATCAGAAATATAAACAAGCGAAGTTGTTCTCTTTCGGAAAAACAGACATAGGGAAACCACTGCAATTGTTGGTGTTGTCAAAAGACGGAGACTTTGATCCCTTATCTATCAGAAAAAAGGGAAAAAGTGTGATACTGTTCAATAATGGCATACATCCAGGTGAACCAGAGGGAATAGATGCATCGATGTTATTGATTAGAGATTTGTTGGAAGAAGATCAAGTTCCAGAGGGGGTAGTGCTTTGTTTTATTCCAGTGTACAATATTGATGGAATGTTAAACAGAGGGGTGTCACGTGTAAACCAAAATGGCCCGGAACAGTACGGATTTAGGGGAAACCGCCAGAACTTCGACTTAAACCGTGATTTTATAAAAACGGATTCTCGTAACTCCAAAGCTTTTCAGCAATTATTTAATACCTGGGACCCAGATGTGCTCATGGACAACCATTCGAGTAATGGAGCGGATTATCAATACACCATGACCTTGATTGATACCCAAAGGGATAAATTGAATCCGATTTTGGCAGATTATATGGTGGATAATTATACCAAAGAACTATATCGCCGGATGGAAGAGGAAAATTATCATTTGGTACCATATGTTGATTTTAAAGGAGAAACGCCTGAGTCGGGCATCGTAGCATATCTCGAAAACCCACGCTATTCTACAGGTTACGCCGCTTTGCATAATACTATCGCGTATATGCCGGAAACACACATGTGGAAGCCGTACAAAGAGCGCGTTTCTTCTACTTATTCGCTTATGAAACACTTGATAGCTATTACTGTTGAGCAAGGTGAAAAATTGTTGGAAGTGAGGGACGCAGCAAAGCAATCGGTAAGAGAGCAAGATCTTTTTCCTTTAGTTTGGGAGCTTGATACCGCTAAGTTTAGCAAGATTGACTTTTTAGGTTACGAGGCATTATATAAACCAAGTGAAGTAAGTGGTATGAAACGTATGTATTATGATCGTAAACAACCTTACAGCCGGGAAGTTAAGTTATATGATCGCTATAGGCCAAGTGTAAAAGTTAAAAAACCAAAGGCTTATATCATACCACAGGCCTATGAAAAAATTATAAACCTTTTGAGTATCAATGGAGTAAAGTTAGATACCTTAATGAAAGATACCATTATCGATCTCGAGATGTATTATATCAAAGATTTTAAGACGGTTGCTAGTCCCTATGAGGGGCATTACCTACACAGTGATGTGCAAGTATCAGCGAAGCACCAGGAAGTTCCTTTCTATGCAGGAGATGTGATCGTGTATACCGATCAAAAGGCGAACCGATATATTATAGAGACCTTAGAACCGCAAGGAGTAGATTCTTATTTTAATTGGAATTTTTTTGATGCTATTCTGGGACAAAAAGAATATTTTTCTTCGTATATTTTTGAAGATGAAGCAGCAAGATTATTAAAAGAAGACCCCGCATTAGCAAAGGAAAAAGAGATTAACCCGTCTTTAAAAGACGACCCAAGGGCACAACTCGATTGGGTCTATAAACGCTCACCGTATTATGAAAAAACACATATGCGTTATCCAATAGGACGATTGGTGGATTGA
- a CDS encoding glycoside hydrolase family 88 protein, with amino-acid sequence MRYTSANLTFAYRQTQHMLDSLTHLQKDRLPKSVDEQGNMTQSDIYDWTSGFFPGTLWYIYEFSEDTAMKNQAIHWTRLLEPVKDFYGHHDVGFMINCSYGNAYRITQDTVYKQVMVKAARSLTKRYDEKVGAILSWNVDDGSWQSERGWKYPVIIDNMMNLELLFNAFNFTGDSTFYKIAVAHADKTLANHFRSDYSSYHVVDYDPETGVVSHQHTAQGFAHESAWSRGQAWGLYGFAFCYRETGFDRYLEQAEHIADYILNHPRLPEDKIPYWDFDAPDIPSTYRDASAAAIIASGLLDLAEVMDGEKAQHYRIVAREIIHNLSAPPYRAALGTNQGYILKHSVGSIPHGNEIDVPLIYADYYYVESLMKLRRLQ; translated from the coding sequence ATGCGATATACATCGGCTAACTTAACATTTGCTTACAGGCAGACCCAACATATGTTGGATAGCCTAACCCACTTGCAAAAAGACCGGTTGCCAAAGTCCGTGGATGAACAGGGAAACATGACGCAATCGGATATTTACGATTGGACCAGTGGTTTCTTCCCTGGAACCTTATGGTATATTTATGAATTCAGTGAAGATACGGCAATGAAAAATCAAGCTATTCATTGGACACGCTTGTTGGAGCCTGTTAAGGATTTTTATGGGCACCATGATGTTGGCTTTATGATCAACTGCAGTTACGGTAATGCTTATCGCATTACACAAGACACTGTATATAAGCAGGTGATGGTGAAAGCGGCTAGGTCGCTGACTAAAAGATATGATGAAAAGGTAGGCGCTATCTTATCTTGGAATGTGGATGATGGTAGCTGGCAAAGTGAGCGTGGATGGAAGTATCCGGTAATTATTGATAATATGATGAATCTGGAGCTATTGTTCAATGCCTTTAATTTTACTGGCGATTCTACCTTTTATAAAATTGCCGTAGCACATGCCGATAAGACGCTAGCTAATCATTTCCGGTCGGATTACAGCTCCTACCACGTTGTCGATTATGATCCCGAAACAGGAGTGGTGAGCCACCAACATACAGCACAGGGTTTTGCGCACGAGTCGGCTTGGTCACGTGGACAGGCATGGGGCTTATATGGCTTTGCTTTTTGTTATCGAGAAACGGGTTTTGATCGTTATTTGGAGCAAGCAGAACATATAGCCGACTATATATTGAATCATCCCCGTTTACCTGAAGATAAAATTCCTTATTGGGATTTTGATGCGCCAGACATTCCCAGTACCTACCGGGATGCTTCTGCCGCTGCTATAATTGCTTCCGGTTTGCTTGATTTAGCAGAAGTGATGGATGGGGAAAAGGCACAACACTATCGAATAGTTGCCCGGGAAATTATACATAACTTATCTGCTCCCCCTTATAGGGCTGCTTTGGGTACTAATCAAGGCTATATCTTGAAACATAGCGTAGGTAGTATTCCGCATGGTAATGAGATTGATGTCCCCCTTATATATGCAGATTATTATTATGTAGAATCCTTGATGAAGTTAAGGCGTTTGCAATAA
- a CDS encoding heparinase II/III family protein: MKYILATCLLFQIAIAAEKRDLLIKTFPLEAVASHLANAQEWVDFPAYNNREFWDSQPVEIKTDLIKRGEKALSFDWAVIKATDYLELGRSGSRDRMQQPDNARKNALKALLMAELVDGKGRFLDQIINGVWAICEQSNWVLSAHLGLQKKDIELPDVNNMVIDLGSGETGALLSWIHYFMKDRLDEVSPLIAQRIAHEVRRNILDPYYNRSDLWWMGLGGEKSNNARGLVNNWNPWINYNVLQCILLMETDPDKRVQYTCKTMQSVDQFINSYNDDGACDEGPSYWSHAGGKFFEYLELLAQATQGKVAIYNHPLVKNIGTYIYQVYIDDPYFVNFADASAKGGVNAGLVYRYGEAIGDATMKGFGSFYAQKKGLDKTLANASVAAMINDLLWMPRIMQDKPIEPLVGYYWFPQTQVAGAREHPNAKSGFYFAAKGGHNDEFHNHNDVGTFILYYNGLPCLVDAGVGTYTKQTFSSERYKIWTMQSGNHNLPLVNGFEQPHGLTYRAKHTSFKVRPNPQFSVDIADAYPKEAAVKYWQRTYELNKKRGFVIQDQFELEEFNAANAIHFLSPCNIKLVKTGLLELELGEETVYMQYDAELFTDPKIEKISIDDPRLLASWPEGLYKIAFTAKTTDKKGRYVFTVKKTE, translated from the coding sequence ATGAAATATATATTGGCGACGTGCTTACTATTTCAAATAGCAATAGCAGCCGAAAAGCGTGATTTACTGATAAAAACCTTTCCATTGGAAGCTGTGGCAAGTCATTTGGCTAATGCGCAGGAATGGGTCGATTTTCCGGCGTATAACAATCGGGAGTTTTGGGATAGTCAGCCTGTTGAGATCAAGACAGACTTAATTAAACGCGGCGAGAAAGCGCTATCTTTCGATTGGGCAGTAATTAAAGCGACTGATTATCTCGAGTTGGGAAGATCGGGAAGTAGAGATCGGATGCAACAACCTGATAACGCCCGGAAAAATGCGTTGAAAGCATTGTTAATGGCCGAGCTCGTAGACGGAAAAGGTCGCTTTTTAGATCAAATAATTAACGGTGTGTGGGCAATCTGTGAGCAGAGTAACTGGGTGCTTTCAGCACATTTAGGATTACAAAAAAAAGATATAGAGCTGCCTGATGTCAATAATATGGTCATCGATCTAGGTTCGGGAGAAACTGGCGCATTATTGTCTTGGATTCACTATTTTATGAAAGACCGCTTGGATGAAGTTAGCCCTTTGATTGCACAGCGCATTGCGCATGAGGTACGAAGGAATATTCTGGATCCTTATTATAACCGTAGCGACTTGTGGTGGATGGGTTTGGGAGGTGAGAAATCCAATAACGCCAGAGGTTTGGTCAACAACTGGAATCCATGGATTAATTACAATGTGCTGCAGTGTATCTTGTTGATGGAAACCGATCCTGATAAGCGGGTACAATATACCTGCAAAACTATGCAATCCGTCGACCAGTTCATCAACTCCTATAATGATGACGGGGCCTGTGATGAAGGCCCCTCGTACTGGTCGCATGCCGGGGGTAAGTTTTTCGAGTACCTGGAATTGTTGGCACAGGCCACACAAGGCAAAGTGGCCATCTACAACCATCCGCTGGTGAAAAATATCGGAACCTACATTTATCAGGTATACATTGACGATCCTTACTTCGTAAATTTTGCAGATGCTAGCGCTAAAGGGGGAGTTAATGCAGGACTCGTTTATCGTTATGGTGAAGCTATCGGCGATGCAACGATGAAAGGCTTTGGTAGCTTCTATGCACAAAAGAAAGGCTTAGATAAAACGTTGGCAAATGCCAGTGTAGCAGCCATGATCAACGATCTTTTATGGATGCCCAGGATAATGCAGGATAAACCAATTGAACCATTAGTAGGATATTATTGGTTTCCACAAACACAAGTGGCCGGAGCCAGGGAACACCCAAACGCCAAAAGCGGATTTTATTTTGCTGCGAAAGGAGGGCATAACGATGAGTTTCATAATCATAATGACGTAGGAACTTTTATCTTATATTACAATGGATTACCCTGTTTAGTAGATGCCGGAGTAGGAACGTATACCAAGCAAACGTTTAGCAGTGAACGTTATAAGATCTGGACGATGCAATCGGGTAATCATAATCTACCTCTCGTTAACGGTTTTGAGCAACCGCATGGCTTAACTTATCGGGCTAAGCATACATCTTTTAAAGTAAGGCCTAATCCACAATTCTCGGTAGATATTGCGGACGCCTACCCAAAAGAAGCGGCTGTTAAGTACTGGCAGAGGACTTACGAATTGAATAAAAAACGAGGGTTTGTTATCCAAGATCAGTTTGAACTGGAGGAATTTAATGCAGCAAATGCTATTCATTTTTTAAGCCCCTGTAATATCAAGCTGGTCAAAACCGGGTTGCTGGAATTAGAACTAGGAGAAGAAACAGTATATATGCAGTACGATGCCGAGCTATTTACCGATCCGAAGATCGAGAAGATTTCAATAGATGATCCCAGGTTACTGGCCAGCTGGCCTGAAGGACTTTATAAAATAGCTTTTACAGCGAAAACTACTGACAAGAAAGGCAGATATGTTTTTACCGTGAAGAAAACAGAATAA
- a CDS encoding RagB/SusD family nutrient uptake outer membrane protein, with product MKKCKYMILFAALIIVGCKSSLLETQPYDRIGEEQMWQTEAQAIMGINAIYNNLRDENVYREYYMLDCLSPYAYGYDRLEQEMAGTATTFSATYTNKWRELYKGIQRANDALFHIPAMETVDPTLKDRLIGEAYFLRALHYFNLLDFYGSVPIYEEPIAYDEAFNPRNTVEEVRAFIRADLDAAETLLPATYSASEFGRATKGAAIALRGKLALYAGDWQSAEEDFKTVMGMDYSLHPVYSELFRSETERNSEVIFSIQNVAVQGLGENLSFRLGTRATRGSCWTNGVPSPILVDSYEMEDGSPFVWDNVISGYSNMSLEERDALFRDPDVIKTVYEGRDPRLQQTIITPYADYLGANNVTYTLAWPFVNDIQPYFHIRHNWNANALYLWRKFVSIGDESLMREDGPIDFPVIRLADVLLMYAEARNESLGGPDNEVFNAINQVRQRAGMPELQNSDGSNPTYVANKEEMRERIRKERAVELATEGVSYSDVRRWKIAQEVCNGPILEFTTRVLKERVFTARDYLWPIPQAEVDQNDQLEQNPGWQ from the coding sequence ATGAAGAAATGTAAATATATGATCTTATTTGCGGCGCTTATTATTGTAGGATGTAAAAGTTCCCTATTGGAAACACAACCCTATGATCGTATTGGAGAAGAGCAGATGTGGCAAACAGAAGCGCAGGCGATCATGGGGATTAATGCCATATATAATAATTTGAGGGATGAAAACGTGTACCGGGAATATTATATGTTGGATTGTCTGTCTCCCTATGCTTATGGATACGATCGGTTAGAGCAGGAAATGGCAGGTACAGCTACTACTTTTAGTGCTACCTATACGAATAAATGGCGTGAACTTTATAAAGGAATACAACGCGCAAATGATGCGCTGTTTCATATTCCGGCAATGGAGACTGTCGACCCCACGTTAAAAGATAGGCTAATAGGTGAAGCATATTTTCTCCGCGCCCTGCATTATTTCAATCTTCTCGATTTTTATGGCAGTGTACCTATTTATGAAGAGCCGATCGCTTATGATGAAGCGTTTAATCCTCGTAACACGGTAGAAGAGGTTCGAGCATTCATTCGAGCAGATCTTGATGCAGCGGAAACACTGTTACCGGCAACTTATAGTGCTTCTGAGTTTGGGCGGGCAACAAAAGGTGCCGCTATTGCTTTGAGAGGAAAACTAGCTTTATACGCCGGAGATTGGCAATCGGCGGAAGAAGACTTCAAAACCGTTATGGGAATGGATTACAGCCTCCATCCTGTTTATAGTGAATTGTTCCGGTCGGAAACTGAGAGAAATAGCGAAGTCATTTTTTCTATACAGAATGTAGCGGTGCAGGGCCTTGGAGAGAATCTAAGTTTCCGCCTGGGAACCAGAGCTACTAGAGGTTCTTGTTGGACAAATGGAGTGCCTTCACCGATATTGGTTGATAGCTATGAAATGGAGGATGGTTCACCTTTTGTATGGGATAACGTTATTTCTGGATATTCGAATATGAGCTTGGAAGAACGGGATGCTTTGTTCAGAGATCCTGATGTCATCAAAACGGTATATGAAGGTCGGGATCCACGATTGCAGCAAACCATCATCACGCCCTATGCTGATTATCTAGGAGCCAATAATGTCACTTATACATTGGCTTGGCCTTTTGTAAACGATATACAGCCGTATTTTCATATTCGGCATAATTGGAATGCGAATGCATTGTACCTTTGGCGTAAATTTGTCAGTATAGGCGATGAAAGTTTAATGCGTGAAGACGGTCCTATCGATTTCCCGGTGATTCGCTTGGCTGATGTCTTACTGATGTATGCCGAAGCAAGAAATGAATCACTGGGTGGCCCAGATAATGAGGTGTTTAATGCGATTAATCAAGTGCGACAACGTGCGGGTATGCCTGAATTGCAGAATAGTGATGGCAGTAATCCTACTTATGTGGCCAATAAAGAAGAAATGCGTGAACGGATCCGTAAGGAACGGGCAGTAGAACTGGCTACAGAGGGTGTAAGCTATAGTGATGTACGTCGGTGGAAAATCGCACAGGAGGTTTGTAACGGACCTATTTTGGAGTTTACTACTCGGGTACTGAAAGAAAGGGTATTTACTGCCCGGGATTACCTATGGCCTATACCTCAGGCAGAGGTCGATCAGAATGATCAGTTAGAACAAAATCCAGGATGGCAATGA